In the genome of Coregonus clupeaformis isolate EN_2021a chromosome 1, ASM2061545v1, whole genome shotgun sequence, one region contains:
- the LOC121568285 gene encoding urokinase-type plasminogen activator — protein MNLSLILSLVATVISSAETVSVGSWPSAKLFQAAEEVRKVRSSGECQVGDGGSYRGLEAVSDRGRRCLHWNRFERIGAHTLFLGLGTHNYCRNPDQSLRPWCRVRRGKKIVREFCDIPQCNPETGSPTGSPGSSSEPRAPRSPQMDTESTCGEKDVKRFKVVGGAVASVESQPWMAAIFHHDHFQCGGSLIAPCWVLTAAHCFPDGETTSTRSVSVYLGKSSINESNSIREQKFKVEQLILHQDYSNNAGNYNNDIALLKLRSKDGVCAVRSKSVRTVCLPPPLTMLPPGAICSIAGYGKTREGAWQYSQYLREAKVALMSQSVCKREEYYGNLITNNMFCAGSPDWKTDSCQGDSGGPLVCEVLGRVFVFGVVSWGDGCARKNKPGVYTRITNYNTWISQKTGLPAYTTGAMYPQK, from the exons ATGAACCTGTCACTCATCTTGTCGCTAGTTGCAACTGTCATCTCCAGCGCTGAAACG GTGTCAGTAGGTAGTTGGCCCTCGGCCAAACTGTTCCAGGCTGCAGAGGAAGTACGCAAAG TGAGGTCATCGGGAGAGTGTCAGGTTGGAGATGGAGGAAGTTACAGGGGTTTGGAGGCGGTGTCAGACAGAGGTCGCAGGTGTCTCCACTGGAACCGCTTTGAGAGGATCGGAGCCCACACGCTCTTTCTGGGACTGGGAACACATAACTACTGCAg gAACCCAGACCAGAGCTTGCGGCCGTGGTGCAGAGTGAGGAGAGGCAAGAAGATCGTCAGAGAGTTCTGTGACATCCCTCAATGTAATCCAGAGactg GTTCTCCTACTGGTTCCCCAGGCAGTTCTTCAGAACCTAGAGCTCCTCGCTCCCCGCAGATGGACACAG agtccacTTGTGGAGAGAAAGACGTAAAACGTTTTAAGGTGGTGGGCGGTGCGGTGGCGTCCGTAGAGTCCCAGCCATGGATGGCGGCCATTTTCCATCACGATCATTTCCAGTGTGGAGGCTCCCTCATCGCCCCCTGTTGGGTCCTCACTGCTGCTCACTGCTTCCCCGAcgg TGAGACCACGTCAACTCGGAGTGTGTCAGTGTATCTGGGGAAGAGCAGCATCAATGAGAGCAACAGCATCAGAGAGCAGAAATTCAAAGTAGAACAGCTGATTTTACACCAGGACTATAGTAACAACGCTGGGAACTACAACAATGATATAG cCCTGCTGAAGCTGCGGAGCAAGGATGGTGTGTGTGCGGTGCGAAGCAAATCAGTGCGGACGGTGTGTCTGCCCCCTCCTCTCACCATGCTGCCCCCGGGGGCCATCTGTAGCATTGCAGGATACGGCAAGACGAGAGAAG gaGCGTGGCAGTACTCGCAGTACCTCCGCGAGGCAAAGGTGGCGCTGATGTCCCAAAGTGTCTGTAAGCGCGAGGAATACTATGGAAACCTTATCACAAACAACATGTTCTGTGCCGGGAGTCCTGACTGGAAAACTGACTCCTGCCAG GGTGACTCTGGCGGTCCGTTGGTGTGTGAAGTGTTGGGCCGTGTGTTTGTGTTCGGTGTGGTGAGCTGGGGGGATGGGTGTGCTCGCAAGAACAAACCGGGGGTCTACACCCGCATCACCAACTACAACACCTGGATCTCACAGAAAACGGGGCTCCCCGCCTACACCACAGGGGCCATGTACCCCCAGAAATAA